In Leptospira ellinghausenii, the following proteins share a genomic window:
- a CDS encoding phosphatase PAP2 family protein, translating to MNWISSVDLKLSTWIQKHLHHKNLSWILSRINRGEMFALVLLPLMFLSEIYKPVYISLPFVLVFTYMTDRLVLVLKKYFARKRPLVSVMGKVDSNPDMKHSFPSAHSANSIVVSTILVFAFRETPYFFLFSLFAGVGRLITLHHFVSDIIGGWVIGFLIGLLAVIIHFFLWPYLVTL from the coding sequence ATGAATTGGATTAGCAGTGTAGATTTAAAGTTATCCACTTGGATACAAAAACACTTACATCATAAAAACCTTAGTTGGATTTTATCTCGAATCAATCGAGGAGAGATGTTTGCATTGGTTTTATTGCCACTTATGTTTTTAAGTGAAATATACAAACCAGTTTATATTAGTTTGCCATTTGTTTTAGTTTTTACATATATGACTGATCGTTTGGTTTTGGTTTTAAAGAAGTATTTTGCCAGAAAACGTCCACTAGTGAGTGTTATGGGAAAAGTGGATTCAAATCCAGATATGAAACATTCGTTTCCATCTGCTCATAGTGCAAATTCAATTGTTGTTTCAACAATACTTGTTTTCGCATTTCGAGAAACACCCTATTTCTTTTTGTTTAGTTTATTTGCAGGAGTGGGAAGGTTGATCACCTTACACCACTTTGTAAGTGATATTATTGGAGGATGGGTCATAGGTTTTTTGATTGGACTTTTAGCAGTAATAATCCATTTCTTTTTATGGCCTTATTTGGTAACTTTATGA
- the hisS gene encoding histidine--tRNA ligase — MKEQKLTTENYKGTRDFYPEDMRLRNYLFSVMKDVVRSYGYEEYDGPMVESLDLYRAKTGEEIVGKQIYNFIDKGDREVAIRPEMTPTVARMVAKKLRELPRPIRWFSIPNLWRYEQPGHGRLREHWQLNVDMFGVATSRAELEILSLACDILFAFGAPRNSFKVTISHRSLLDEFLLDGLKVSPNQAHEVSKILDKKNKITQEEYITLVSKTIPNDSSAVSKIDLFLNSTVETLNHIPGIKEVTLSAIQGLFQEIKMIGLEDIVHFDPSVVRGFDYYTGFIFEIFDSSPQNKRSLYGGGRYDNLIGLFSNEELTGIGFGLGDVTLQNFLTVHNLLPSFKNDATVYIPLLDDSSFAENHNFAKQLRKEKINVEVSLLSQKMGKQLSYAEKKGYRWILLRGEDEIKAGTVTLKDMATRDQFTFSFSEALQKIKEELLK; from the coding sequence TTGAAAGAACAGAAATTAACTACAGAAAATTATAAAGGAACTCGGGATTTTTATCCTGAGGATATGCGCCTTCGAAATTATCTCTTTTCCGTCATGAAAGACGTGGTAAGGTCTTATGGATACGAAGAGTATGACGGCCCTATGGTCGAATCTTTAGATTTATACCGAGCAAAAACTGGTGAAGAAATCGTAGGGAAACAAATTTATAACTTTATCGATAAAGGTGATCGCGAAGTTGCCATAAGACCAGAAATGACTCCAACTGTTGCAAGAATGGTGGCAAAAAAATTACGTGAGTTACCAAGGCCAATTCGTTGGTTTTCCATTCCTAATTTATGGCGTTATGAACAACCAGGCCATGGACGTCTCAGGGAACATTGGCAATTAAACGTTGATATGTTTGGTGTTGCAACGAGTCGTGCAGAGTTAGAAATTTTGTCCCTTGCCTGTGACATCCTCTTTGCATTTGGTGCTCCTCGAAATAGTTTCAAAGTTACCATTTCTCATAGATCATTACTCGATGAATTTTTGTTAGATGGATTAAAAGTAAGTCCAAACCAAGCACATGAAGTTTCAAAAATTTTGGACAAAAAAAACAAAATAACACAAGAGGAATACATCACTCTAGTTTCCAAAACAATACCAAATGATAGTTCTGCTGTTTCAAAAATTGATTTGTTTTTAAATTCAACAGTAGAGACACTCAATCATATCCCTGGAATCAAAGAAGTAACTTTGAGTGCAATCCAAGGATTGTTTCAAGAGATTAAGATGATTGGTTTAGAAGACATTGTACATTTTGATCCTTCTGTAGTAAGGGGATTCGATTATTATACAGGATTTATTTTCGAAATCTTCGATTCATCTCCACAAAATAAACGTTCCTTGTATGGTGGTGGAAGGTATGATAATCTCATTGGATTATTTTCCAATGAAGAGTTAACAGGGATTGGTTTTGGATTAGGGGATGTAACCTTACAAAACTTTTTAACAGTTCATAATCTATTGCCTAGTTTTAAGAATGATGCAACTGTCTACATTCCTCTGTTAGATGATTCCTCCTTTGCAGAAAATCACAATTTTGCTAAACAATTGCGAAAAGAAAAGATCAATGTTGAAGTTTCGTTACTATCTCAAAAGATGGGAAAACAACTTTCTTATGCGGAAAAAAAAGGATATAGATGGATTTTGCTCCGTGGTGAGGACGAAATCAAGGCTGGTACTGTCACATTGAAAGACATGGCAACTAGAGACCAATTTACATTTAGTTTCTCAGAAGCACTTCAGAAGATAAAAGAAGAGCTTTTGAAATGA
- the folP gene encoding dihydropteroate synthase, whose protein sequence is MAEIFGILNITTDSFSDGGKYLNPDEAIKKGTQLLQEGADWLDVSGQSSNIAASLVTEEEEWNRVEPVIRYFVPKGVRISLDSFRPEVQKKAIEAGVRCLNDITGFTYVGDRDFLKPYSQKYPDLKFIIMHSHNKNIAKVNSTLSPEKVIKKIQIFFRDRRNELCSLGIEESAIFYDPGMGFFLSDDPMVSFRVLQDLEILKLEFPQLMVSVSRKSFLGNVLGNLPVEDREFATLACELHLLKNKISFIRTHNVLKLRQAEKIWNLCQENE, encoded by the coding sequence ATGGCTGAAATCTTCGGAATCCTAAACATAACAACTGACTCTTTCAGTGATGGAGGGAAGTATTTAAATCCAGATGAGGCAATTAAAAAAGGTACACAACTCTTACAAGAAGGTGCCGATTGGTTGGATGTTTCAGGGCAATCATCAAATATAGCTGCAAGTTTGGTCACAGAAGAGGAAGAATGGAACCGTGTGGAACCAGTGATACGTTACTTTGTTCCCAAAGGTGTTCGAATCAGTTTGGATAGCTTCCGTCCCGAAGTCCAAAAAAAAGCAATTGAAGCTGGTGTTCGTTGCCTTAATGACATCACAGGATTTACCTATGTAGGTGACCGCGATTTTTTAAAACCATATAGCCAAAAATACCCTGATTTAAAATTTATCATCATGCATTCGCATAACAAAAATATTGCGAAAGTAAATTCTACATTATCACCTGAAAAAGTAATTAAAAAAATTCAAATTTTCTTCAGAGATAGAAGGAATGAGTTATGTTCTCTAGGAATCGAGGAGTCTGCAATTTTTTATGATCCTGGAATGGGATTTTTTCTAAGTGATGACCCAATGGTTTCCTTTCGAGTTTTGCAAGACCTCGAAATCTTAAAATTAGAATTCCCTCAGCTTATGGTGAGTGTTTCCAGAAAATCTTTTTTAGGAAATGTATTAGGAAACTTACCTGTTGAAGACCGAGAATTTGCAACCCTCGCATGTGAACTCCATTTGTTAAAAAATAAAATTTCATTCATTCGAACGCATAACGTCCTTAAGTTGAGGCAAGCAGAAAAAATTTGGAATTTATGCCAAGAAAATGAATAA
- a CDS encoding Re/Si-specific NAD(P)(+) transhydrogenase subunit alpha yields the protein MKIGVIKEPSYENRVAITPDLIDPLKKLGFSVAIETSAGDSAFFSDQDYKDVGATVESRDSILSGSDIVISIHALDEVSAKKIGKDKMYIATLSPLAFPKKVKEIAAASFKIFSMDTIPRITRAQSMDVLSSQATVSGYKAVLLAASNYSRFFPMLTTAAGTITPARVLILGAGVAGLQAIATSRRLGAVVDVFDTRPEVKEQCMSLGAKFVEVEGAADASNTGGYAVEQSEDYQRRQKEAIAKFAEKADIIITTALIPGKRAPLLITKEMVDKMRQGSVIVDLAAVNGGNCELTENDKTIVYKGITIIGNSNLQSTQPMDASKMYAKNIVNFLKLFVNKEKQFNINLEDEIINACMIAENGSIRHKPTLALLGE from the coding sequence ATGAAAATAGGCGTAATCAAAGAACCATCGTATGAAAACAGAGTTGCAATCACTCCAGACCTGATTGATCCATTGAAAAAGTTAGGCTTCAGTGTTGCGATTGAAACTTCAGCTGGAGACAGCGCATTTTTCTCAGACCAAGACTATAAAGATGTTGGTGCTACCGTGGAATCGAGAGATTCAATTTTATCTGGCTCCGATATCGTAATTTCCATTCATGCATTAGATGAAGTGAGTGCTAAAAAAATTGGAAAGGATAAAATGTACATCGCTACATTATCACCATTGGCTTTCCCTAAAAAAGTGAAAGAAATTGCAGCAGCTTCATTCAAAATCTTTTCGATGGATACAATCCCAAGGATTACACGAGCTCAATCTATGGATGTACTCAGTAGCCAAGCAACCGTATCTGGTTACAAAGCGGTTTTACTTGCTGCATCTAACTATAGTCGATTTTTTCCAATGTTAACTACTGCTGCCGGTACAATTACACCTGCACGTGTATTAATCCTGGGAGCAGGAGTTGCAGGTTTGCAAGCTATAGCAACCTCACGTCGTTTAGGTGCTGTTGTTGATGTTTTTGATACTCGACCAGAAGTAAAAGAACAGTGTATGTCACTTGGTGCAAAATTTGTGGAAGTAGAAGGTGCAGCAGATGCATCCAATACTGGTGGTTATGCGGTAGAACAATCGGAAGACTACCAAAGACGTCAAAAAGAAGCAATTGCAAAGTTTGCAGAAAAAGCAGATATAATCATTACTACAGCTCTCATTCCTGGAAAACGTGCACCTCTTCTGATCACAAAAGAGATGGTCGATAAAATGAGACAAGGTTCTGTCATTGTGGATCTTGCAGCAGTAAACGGTGGAAATTGTGAATTGACAGAAAATGATAAAACCATTGTATACAAAGGTATCACAATCATTGGAAATTCAAACCTACAAAGTACACAACCAATGGATGCAAGTAAAATGTATGCAAAGAACATTGTGAACTTTCTCAAACTGTTTGTGAACAAAGAAAAACAATTTAATATTAACTTAGAAGATGAAATCATCAATGCATGTATGATAGCTGAAAATGGTTCTATCCGACACAAACCAACACTCGCTCTTTTAGGAGAGTAA
- a CDS encoding tetratricopeptide repeat protein, translated as MAQEIQTLFNEAVRLERNGEWDRAETQYKSLLEKDPNYHLALQNLGVIYAKQGKHADAIPLFSKAYKLHANVKNSYNLAVSLYKHNETEKAISFLKQTLSFEKKFISAHLLLAQAYQKLGNDEKTEVYLNNVIKIEPNHKSALGGLAMFYYERNRFPESLKMIERYLILYPGNAQLKIIQSEILAKQGNYKASANLLTTMVKEDVGFTHFNESLQSAWQEEDQMAKESLERIQSKAKKKLKEFKTKLELSKENPEEFSPPDPQEALDLSLLYLFNGNPEKAMQYLVFAQKMKENADSDGTS; from the coding sequence ATGGCACAGGAAATCCAGACTCTATTCAATGAAGCAGTGCGTTTGGAGCGGAATGGTGAATGGGACCGTGCCGAAACCCAATACAAATCTTTATTAGAAAAAGATCCAAATTACCATCTAGCCTTACAAAACCTAGGTGTCATTTACGCGAAACAAGGCAAACACGCAGATGCGATTCCTCTTTTTTCAAAAGCATACAAATTACATGCGAATGTTAAAAACAGTTACAATCTGGCTGTTTCTCTTTATAAACACAACGAAACTGAAAAAGCGATTAGTTTCTTAAAACAAACTTTATCTTTTGAAAAGAAGTTTATTTCAGCTCATTTATTACTCGCCCAAGCATACCAGAAATTGGGAAACGATGAGAAAACTGAAGTGTATTTGAACAATGTCATCAAAATTGAACCTAACCATAAATCAGCTTTAGGAGGGCTTGCGATGTTTTATTACGAAAGGAATCGTTTTCCAGAAAGTTTAAAAATGATTGAGCGTTATTTGATTTTATATCCAGGTAATGCTCAGTTAAAAATCATCCAATCCGAAATTTTGGCCAAACAAGGGAACTATAAAGCATCTGCAAATTTACTAACAACTATGGTAAAAGAAGATGTTGGGTTCACACATTTTAATGAAAGTTTACAGTCTGCTTGGCAAGAAGAAGACCAAATGGCAAAAGAAAGTTTGGAAAGAATCCAATCTAAAGCCAAAAAGAAATTAAAAGAATTTAAAACGAAATTAGAACTATCAAAAGAAAATCCAGAAGAATTTTCACCCCCTGATCCGCAAGAGGCCTTGGATTTAAGTTTGTTGTATCTTTTCAATGGAAACCCAGAAAAAGCGATGCAGTATTTAGTATTTGCGCAAAAGATGAAGGAAAACGCAGATTCAGACGGTACTTCCTAA
- a CDS encoding UDP-glucuronic acid decarboxylase family protein translates to MAKRILITGGAGFIGSHLAERLLNAGNKIIVLDNFHTGRKENLTHLLSNPNFELIRHDITDPIKLEVDQIYNMACPASPVHYQSNPIKTVKTNVLGMMNMLGLAKRVKARILQASTSEVYGNPLEHPQTESYWGNVNTIGIRSCYDEGKRVAETLCFDYHRQHGVEIRVIRIFNTYGPRMIPDDGRVVSNFIVQALRGEDITIYGDGSQTRSFCFVDDLVKGIIDMMNVENFVGPVNLGNDGEFTVKELAELVIKETGSKSKIIYLPLPQDDPTRRKPNLSLAKEKLNYTTTVPLVEGVKKTIEYFSKRV, encoded by the coding sequence ATGGCAAAAAGAATTCTCATAACGGGGGGAGCTGGGTTCATCGGGTCTCATTTAGCAGAAAGACTGCTCAATGCTGGAAACAAAATCATTGTTTTAGACAATTTTCACACTGGTAGAAAAGAAAATCTCACTCACCTGCTTTCAAATCCAAATTTTGAACTCATCCGTCACGACATCACAGATCCAATCAAATTAGAAGTGGATCAAATTTATAACATGGCATGTCCTGCATCGCCTGTCCATTACCAAAGTAACCCCATCAAAACAGTAAAAACAAACGTTTTAGGTATGATGAATATGTTGGGTCTTGCCAAACGAGTCAAAGCAAGGATCCTACAAGCAAGTACTTCGGAAGTTTATGGCAATCCACTAGAACACCCTCAAACGGAGTCGTATTGGGGAAATGTGAATACAATCGGAATTCGTAGTTGTTATGATGAAGGGAAACGAGTGGCAGAAACTTTGTGTTTTGATTATCACAGACAACATGGGGTTGAAATCCGAGTCATTCGCATTTTTAATACCTATGGCCCAAGAATGATTCCAGATGATGGACGTGTTGTTAGTAATTTTATCGTACAAGCGTTACGTGGAGAAGACATCACGATTTATGGTGATGGAAGCCAAACTCGGTCTTTTTGTTTTGTAGATGATCTCGTAAAAGGTATCATTGATATGATGAACGTTGAAAATTTTGTGGGTCCAGTGAATCTAGGCAACGACGGTGAATTTACTGTCAAAGAACTAGCAGAACTAGTGATCAAAGAAACTGGAAGTAAATCAAAAATAATTTACCTACCACTTCCGCAAGATGATCCAACAAGAAGAAAACCAAACTTAAGTTTGGCGAAAGAAAAACTGAATTATACTACCACTGTTCCACTCGTGGAAGGTGTAAAAAAAACCATCGAATATTTTAGCAAAAGAGTATAA
- a CDS encoding tetratricopeptide repeat protein, with amino-acid sequence MKPSIYFSFAIFLIFGLENCRYPIAKQDVLESDTLFLESTDPKAKECNEEGIRFTKTIQLDSAAATWDNCILSNPNDVSLHLNRLRFYFLLDEYEVLKQKVTKESPSRSSVTYQSILKELELRLRLEEKVILLDALSRVKGWELFAYEELANYYLQVGNFQFAEGYFNQILEVVPFHENALYGMADIQVHKGNWYSLLDYAKSLEVSAKKNKEYHFYFLKGNYELGRYEIALKWAESASTNEKSDINFLELWRDTLLVLKDNPKWDTLLPYYRKAKEKGYSVPESVFFPTLSKEGKDVRKAIRSGRS; translated from the coding sequence TTGAAACCTTCCATTTATTTTTCTTTTGCCATTTTTTTGATTTTTGGATTGGAAAATTGTCGTTATCCAATCGCCAAACAAGATGTACTCGAATCAGATACCTTATTTTTAGAATCTACCGATCCAAAAGCAAAAGAATGTAATGAAGAGGGAATTCGTTTCACAAAGACCATTCAGCTAGATTCTGCAGCTGCCACTTGGGACAATTGTATACTATCAAATCCTAATGACGTATCTTTACACCTTAATCGATTACGGTTTTATTTTCTATTAGATGAATATGAAGTTCTAAAACAGAAGGTAACCAAAGAGTCACCTTCTCGTAGTTCGGTAACTTACCAATCAATTTTAAAAGAATTAGAACTTCGATTACGATTGGAAGAAAAAGTGATCCTTTTGGATGCACTCTCGCGTGTCAAAGGTTGGGAGTTATTTGCTTATGAAGAACTTGCCAATTATTATCTACAAGTGGGAAATTTTCAATTTGCAGAAGGTTATTTTAACCAAATTTTAGAAGTTGTACCGTTTCATGAAAATGCTTTGTATGGAATGGCAGACATTCAAGTCCACAAAGGGAATTGGTATAGTTTACTTGATTATGCAAAATCATTAGAAGTCTCTGCTAAAAAAAACAAAGAATACCATTTTTACTTTTTAAAAGGTAATTATGAATTGGGGCGGTATGAGATCGCACTCAAGTGGGCTGAATCAGCTTCTACAAATGAAAAATCAGATATCAATTTTTTGGAACTTTGGAGAGATACACTTCTAGTTTTAAAAGACAATCCAAAATGGGATACCTTGTTACCTTATTATCGAAAAGCGAAGGAAAAAGGATATTCAGTCCCTGAATCAGTTTTTTTCCCAACCTTATCGAAAGAAGGGAAAGATGTTCGAAAAGCAATTCGTTCTGGAAGAAGTTAA
- a CDS encoding OmpA family protein, with protein MKKFLVSLLISVFPILGQPLPKVKDVRFYPPLNTQNVEYNPIVSPTGRYLVFQSNRPGGEGGMDLWISENLSFPDRMKLPVWSAPKNFRELNTTNFEGMFSILFDEEEKPYELYFTSVRDKTQKDVKKNREGYDGLNIYYTKINQRTGLWSVPTHVNEINSNFEDKMPAVSPDGCSVVFSSNRPGGLGGFDLWISKREPITKDTEKNPDKPKIRCRDGIWQKPISLGPVINTSEDEISPNFHWDGLRLYFSSNRGDKNRKFSFYFSELNEANGQFEPPKLLGNPFNTNQPLSGESTGFPFDTPSDYSTYSLWEESDNEGISVTYDDLWFYFASNRPGGEGQFDIYRTMVPEDLRRTYDFVFRGLVLDGSEAIMIGLDSTLKIYDDTKPIQVITSKRIGGDLSLEDAENFRTTIKTGKLYRVEVSSPGFHPTEILLDLRGNLGKDKEQYSQIILQPIRPIKDNRPDKTIQGIRFVVKDKKTDLVIPNAICFYFDDLTRKGKSLSATDGHFDLDQTPTMDFEILARAKGFKEETFLFSKDKIQEMSGKETVLYLRNIKDFDDLYNTIIYFPFNERTLSDEDKKKLDLLADFLIQHKNEKVEIGGHTDNIGNKEYNINLSEDRALSVYQYLRLKGVPKERMKVQAYHYSQPISDNETEEGRSRNRRVNFKKID; from the coding sequence ATGAAAAAATTCCTTGTTTCCTTACTGATTTCGGTGTTTCCAATCCTCGGCCAACCACTTCCGAAAGTGAAGGACGTAAGGTTTTACCCACCTCTCAATACCCAAAATGTGGAATACAATCCAATTGTATCACCAACTGGCAGGTATTTGGTCTTCCAATCCAACAGACCTGGTGGAGAAGGAGGAATGGACCTTTGGATTTCTGAAAACTTAAGTTTTCCTGACCGAATGAAATTGCCAGTCTGGTCAGCTCCTAAAAATTTCAGAGAATTGAATACAACCAATTTTGAAGGAATGTTTTCGATTCTATTTGATGAAGAGGAAAAACCATACGAATTATACTTCACTTCAGTTCGAGATAAAACACAAAAAGATGTCAAAAAAAACCGAGAAGGTTATGACGGATTAAATATTTATTATACAAAGATCAATCAAAGAACAGGTCTTTGGTCAGTACCCACTCATGTGAATGAAATCAATTCAAATTTTGAAGATAAAATGCCCGCAGTCTCACCTGATGGATGTTCGGTTGTTTTTTCATCCAATCGTCCGGGTGGACTTGGTGGATTTGATTTATGGATTTCAAAACGGGAACCAATTACAAAAGACACAGAAAAAAATCCAGATAAACCAAAAATCAGATGTAGAGATGGTATTTGGCAAAAACCTATTTCACTTGGTCCCGTGATCAACACAAGCGAAGACGAAATCAGTCCCAACTTTCATTGGGATGGGCTTAGATTGTATTTTAGTTCCAACCGTGGCGATAAAAATAGAAAATTCAGTTTTTATTTTAGCGAATTGAACGAAGCCAATGGGCAATTTGAACCCCCTAAATTATTAGGCAATCCATTTAATACCAACCAACCACTGTCAGGCGAATCGACAGGTTTTCCTTTTGATACACCTTCTGATTATTCTACTTATAGCCTTTGGGAAGAAAGTGACAATGAGGGAATATCTGTGACGTATGACGATCTTTGGTTTTACTTTGCATCCAATCGACCTGGTGGTGAAGGTCAATTTGATATTTATCGTACAATGGTTCCAGAGGATTTGAGAAGGACCTATGACTTTGTATTTCGCGGTCTGGTCTTAGATGGATCCGAAGCCATTATGATTGGTTTAGACTCAACCTTAAAAATTTACGATGATACAAAACCAATCCAAGTGATCACATCAAAACGAATCGGTGGGGATCTTTCTTTAGAAGATGCAGAAAACTTTCGTACTACAATTAAAACAGGAAAACTCTACCGAGTGGAAGTCTCTTCACCTGGATTCCATCCAACAGAAATTTTACTCGATCTCCGCGGCAATTTGGGAAAAGACAAAGAACAATATTCACAAATCATTTTGCAGCCAATACGACCTATTAAAGACAACCGTCCTGACAAAACCATTCAAGGGATCCGATTTGTAGTAAAAGATAAAAAAACAGATTTAGTCATACCAAATGCAATTTGTTTTTATTTTGATGATTTGACACGTAAGGGAAAATCTTTATCGGCCACAGATGGTCATTTCGATTTAGACCAAACACCTACGATGGACTTTGAGATCTTAGCTCGTGCCAAAGGGTTTAAAGAAGAAACCTTTTTGTTTTCAAAAGATAAAATCCAAGAGATGTCAGGTAAAGAGACAGTTTTGTACCTTCGAAATATAAAAGACTTTGATGATTTGTACAACACAATTATTTATTTCCCGTTCAACGAACGAACATTGAGCGATGAGGATAAGAAAAAATTGGATCTTTTGGCGGACTTCCTTATCCAACATAAAAATGAAAAAGTTGAAATTGGTGGGCATACCGACAATATAGGGAATAAAGAATACAACATCAATCTAAGTGAAGATCGAGCTCTCTCTGTTTATCAGTATTTGCGTTTGAAAGGTGTACCAAAAGAACGAATGAAAGTGCAAGCTTATCATTATTCGCAACCAATTTCAGACAATGAAACAGAAGAAGGAAGATCTCGCAATAGACGTGTGAATTTTAAGAAGATAGACTAA
- a CDS encoding lysophospholipid acyltransferase family protein has product MKYIGYFLSFIVVYSFYFPFKILPYQWCLSYGMFLTNLIYQFDKKHRKVAAENIRFAFPDYSEDQILNLVKAHYRHLGILLAHTLWAPRMTRAWLDKYLVVDESSLKIEEDTKREGVGVILISGHFGTWEILVQFLGIRMKGGGIYKKVRNPFVDTLLKRMRSKNGVVLVPVEESTQVIKLLKQGYWIGFGADQNAGKAGIFVPFMNRQASTFVGPALMAYLTGAKMLYYSVLAGENGKVIVRVKDLGLVDKKLYPKKDDVIRHYTELWTKTLEEEVKLFPEQYFWVHRRWRTQPQQIDSNTNSN; this is encoded by the coding sequence ATGAAATACATTGGATACTTTTTATCATTCATCGTAGTTTATTCATTTTATTTTCCCTTTAAGATTTTGCCATACCAATGGTGTCTTTCATATGGGATGTTTTTAACTAATTTAATTTATCAATTTGATAAAAAACATAGAAAAGTCGCCGCAGAAAATATTCGTTTCGCATTTCCTGATTATTCAGAGGATCAGATTTTAAATTTGGTCAAAGCTCATTATCGTCATTTGGGAATTTTACTTGCACACACTCTATGGGCACCTCGTATGACGCGCGCTTGGTTGGATAAATATCTTGTAGTAGATGAATCTAGCTTAAAAATAGAAGAAGATACCAAAAGAGAAGGTGTAGGAGTTATTTTAATTTCCGGACATTTTGGTACATGGGAAATTTTAGTTCAGTTTTTGGGAATCAGAATGAAGGGTGGTGGTATTTATAAAAAAGTAAGAAATCCATTTGTTGATACCTTACTGAAACGGATGCGATCTAAAAATGGAGTTGTTTTAGTTCCTGTTGAAGAATCCACACAAGTCATCAAACTTCTTAAACAAGGGTACTGGATTGGATTTGGTGCAGACCAAAACGCTGGTAAAGCAGGCATTTTTGTTCCATTCATGAATCGACAAGCCTCTACGTTTGTAGGTCCAGCACTCATGGCATATCTCACTGGTGCCAAAATGTTATATTATTCTGTGTTAGCTGGTGAAAATGGTAAAGTAATTGTTAGAGTAAAAGACCTTGGTTTAGTTGATAAAAAGTTATATCCTAAAAAGGATGATGTGATACGTCATTATACAGAACTTTGGACTAAAACTTTAGAGGAAGAGGTAAAGTTATTCCCTGAGCAATACTTTTGGGTACATCGTAGATGGAGAACCCAACCCCAACAGATCGATTCGAACACAAATTCAAACTAG
- a CDS encoding DUF1577 domain-containing protein, with protein sequence MINRVKIHFDQEREYVPLEAVRVLPEFFKQMMAGNGLFLKGYDSPVKVKFKGERPDGAHIWELETMPEMIETIFTIQATPSFHVEIDYEIQNQKDNLLLGKAIDRRQTYTTRQDSRNEKVRGNVVASNFLIAKTNIDFSKLTGVSSQVILSDIQKTVLRNYPQSKVVFISSSTHSDEIDLMKEHKKPIFVLDTETFESYNSDEVFDPKKTFEDEFLLDDKVNEYKKKKIGSYIYYPLFIQMKEMHFFAYLSLETERTRIPSEVLDLFKEVERTFQERIMDSNTHILDIKQNVLNVSRGGVALEISDMEIVKALKVKPSFTLDINFKLQAPIRMAVELRHLEEVNDFYRLGGRITGVSGDKKAKEIYHSLIDFFN encoded by the coding sequence ATGATCAATCGAGTCAAAATCCATTTCGACCAAGAACGCGAGTATGTTCCTTTAGAAGCCGTCCGTGTTTTGCCTGAATTTTTCAAACAGATGATGGCTGGAAATGGATTGTTTCTCAAAGGTTACGATTCCCCAGTGAAAGTGAAATTTAAAGGGGAACGTCCTGATGGAGCACATATCTGGGAATTGGAAACAATGCCAGAAATGATTGAGACCATTTTTACAATCCAAGCAACTCCAAGCTTTCATGTAGAAATCGATTACGAAATCCAAAATCAAAAAGATAATCTTTTACTTGGAAAGGCAATTGATCGTCGACAAACGTATACGACTCGCCAAGATTCTCGTAATGAAAAAGTAAGAGGGAATGTTGTTGCTTCCAATTTTTTAATTGCAAAAACAAATATCGATTTTTCTAAATTAACTGGCGTTAGTTCGCAAGTCATTCTTTCTGACATACAAAAAACCGTTCTTAGGAACTATCCTCAGTCGAAAGTGGTTTTTATTTCATCTTCAACACATAGTGATGAAATAGATTTAATGAAGGAACATAAAAAACCAATTTTTGTTTTGGATACAGAAACATTCGAATCATACAATTCGGATGAGGTATTTGACCCTAAAAAAACTTTTGAAGATGAGTTTTTACTCGATGATAAAGTAAATGAATATAAGAAGAAAAAAATAGGATCGTATATTTATTATCCGTTATTCATTCAAATGAAAGAAATGCATTTTTTTGCATACCTCTCTTTAGAAACCGAAAGAACAAGAATCCCAAGTGAAGTTTTGGATTTGTTTAAAGAGGTTGAACGTACGTTTCAAGAAAGAATTATGGATTCAAATACCCATATTCTTGATATCAAACAAAACGTTTTGAACGTTTCTCGGGGTGGAGTAGCCTTGGAAATCAGTGATATGGAAATTGTAAAAGCACTGAAAGTGAAACCTTCGTTTACCTTGGACATCAATTTTAAATTACAAGCACCAATTCGGATGGCAGTGGAATTACGCCATTTGGAAGAAGTGAATGATTTTTACCGTTTAGGCGGTAGGATCACTGGTGTGAGCGGAGACAAAAAAGCCAAAGAGATTTACCATAGTCTCATTGATTTTTTTAATTAA